From Polaribacter butkevichii, a single genomic window includes:
- a CDS encoding metallophosphoesterase family protein — translation MKKILLLSDTHSFMDAQILKFVKQADEVWHAGDIGNLEVTDTIKKIKPLRAVFGNIDGADARSEFPLDAKFEVEKVAVWMTHIGGYPNRYDLRIREAIKENPPKIFISGHSHILKVQFDKKLNLLHLNPGAAGNHGFHKVRTMLRFELENGEIKNMEIIELAKRG, via the coding sequence ATGAAAAAAATATTATTATTATCCGATACTCATAGTTTTATGGATGCTCAAATTTTAAAGTTTGTAAAACAGGCAGATGAAGTTTGGCATGCAGGAGATATTGGTAATTTGGAGGTTACAGATACTATTAAAAAAATAAAACCTTTACGTGCTGTTTTTGGTAATATTGATGGTGCAGATGCAAGATCTGAATTTCCTTTAGACGCTAAATTTGAGGTTGAGAAAGTAGCTGTTTGGATGACACATATTGGTGGTTACCCAAATAGATACGACTTAAGAATTCGTGAAGCAATAAAAGAAAATCCGCCTAAAATATTTATTTCGGGGCATTCTCATATTTTAAAAGTACAGTTTGATAAAAAACTAAACTTACTACACTTAAACCCAGGAGCTGCAGGAAATCATGGTTTTCATAAAGTAAGAACCATGTTGCGTTTTGAGTTAGAAAATGGTGAGATAAAAAATATGGAAATTATAGAACTTGCTAAACGAGGTTAA